Proteins found in one Plasmodium gaboni strain SY75 chromosome 13, whole genome shotgun sequence genomic segment:
- a CDS encoding putative rhoptry protein 2 — protein sequence MRYYLIGVYFFINLSNIYSTFINYNECDFSFDAPKLSDVYDKYNGVRDIEESVKYSNYCESLESFNSVKSFWLLKLKSLCTEKTSILDKYVFNNICSHKYETPHIRINGLSVGKELVNLEFVCAHFLYSNKREIIKCIKSNSVKNYLDTYHIAFDLSVSEDLLKHSNDVPILLNLKDINGLTLTKKIIDDSVCRIHSSVHTIMNKYDYSLLKVLSGLCTKLGFHNQFLITDNIHPLFNPFNKKIPYSLSSLNFNIQNTSIYYSNYEYLLYNIKLTDVEYILGSYISPSALTISHKNNSYVTWIGLNKDNSIYNKKFVELYNTLNKVKYIERIVHCYSRYTSKYYEGTIKYFYKYLPENKKEVMQNNPNIFIYLINSICTNIPSVHKCVEKIISLDGIYDLYFKNFMINFIYYNLSCVYNCNPLDLGKIMNDEHIWDILVKYFSNYYLVKYKKTKSNKEILSATMNQITPNEEFYKNFDFDYIHSGKWRTELTLDDEESILKPSDDVIEYEFYNYTFHSLDLGSYSFFILKSEIEEDNICKIASFIEYNGKKYVHSNKYIVDFFKKNNKRMLSHDTTSGSTNDVNNMNNKNSNNNNNEDGTTNGINNNNNNNNNNNNNNIQSADNNSTENHDEEDNHHDDHFDAFKIFDDFLGDDKQQGGNFIDIFKNNNFFNKNKLLEHLYDEDDEDDDDDHRYHRFQDKDYVFDIEKFKIPTNVGDVYPLKEVYTLKELQEVYEIHPSFNDSDDEIRYQFLKSDLFGKDVHFTVKDVPTKVKDYYKYYYEIKKKINKFDKKNDLNHYNTLKKNYKNDPNIFSKVDIKFACSKRGTWPIRHVSGRWISDVLCEAYFLPQLEYNHYYAERKFKNKDMNNKDNKTIQNIFDINLYTLREHTRLIGIEFEDQEPYRCAISYLGDESKKTILPVSATYLINIAIGFCALHGFKTVWLADSAFDIYTNIYLRYTSILEQGKTYYEQTNFEIYGQTRLVAQLEYIASGMNVDNNIITSGIYKNRYNLVSYPGVDLKFQLLMTKKVKNIIYNLKFDCHDWTYKGCSEYYPLMKKKMIKQNTSTTNNYNHIILNGTYSDIEKEKMYECSFMHDPMFIELNKMFPKECTYGSRIGDCHKKVRKEIPCYNEKTCRYQKYIYEQFYKPHNNINLLNEHFIKVSEQLTRLSRPFYLQSIISLEHDIQMKKENGVNTDYDDIILFILKNSVFYVSWVTSSEYWKRAIHVQDSNLLLPPSYNEKNINNKKELFCPVAYSHEFIGHMLVQYMKFPNKT from the coding sequence ATGagatattatttaattggtgtttacttttttattaacttatcaaacatatatagcacatttattaattataacGAATGTGATTTTTCTTTTGATGCACCAAAATTATCAGATGTATATGACAAATATAATGGTGTAAGGGATATTGAAGAAAGTGTAAAGTATAGTAACTATTGTGAAAGTTTAGAAAGTTTTAACTCAGTAAAATCTTTTTGgttattaaaattaaaatcATTATGTACAGAAAAAACATCTATATTAGATAAGTAtgtttttaataatatatgtagtcataaatatgaaactccacatataagaataaatgGTTTATCTGTTGGAAAAGAGCTAGTTAATTTAGAATTTGTGTGTGctcattttttatatagtaataaacgtgaaataattaaatgtataaaaagtaattctgtgaaaaattatttagATACTTATCATATTGCTTTTGATTTATCTGTTTCTGAAgatttattaaaacattCAAATGATGTAccaatattattaaatttaaaagatataaatgGTTTAACTTTAActaaaaaaattattgaTGATTCAGTATGTAGAATCCATTCAAGTGTTCATACaattatgaataaatatgattattcattattaaaagTATTATCAGGTTTATGTACTAAATTAGGATTTCATAATCAATTTCTTATTACAGATAATATACATCCATTATTTAATccttttaataaaaaaataccATATAGTTTAAGttctttaaattttaatatacaaaatacctctatatattattctaACTATGAATACcttctatataatattaaattaacCGATGTCGAATATATTCTAGgttcatatatatcacCAAGTGCACTTACTATCAGTCATAAGAATAACTCATATGTTACTTGGATAGGattaaataaagataatagtatatataataaaaaatttgtagaattatataatacattaaataaagtcaaatatatagaaaGAATTGTACATTGTTATAGTAGATATACATCGAAATATTATGAAGGTACCatcaaatatttttataaatatttaccagaaaataaaaaagaagtTATGCAAAACAATccaaatatatttatatatctaatTAATAGTATATGTACAAATATACCATCTGTTCATAAATGTGTTGAGAAAATCATATCATTAGATGGAAtttatgatttatattttaaaaattttatgataaattttatatattataatttatctTGTGTATATAATTGTAATCCATTAGATTTAGGAAAAATTATGAATGATGAACATATATGGGATATATTAGTAAAGTATTTTTCTAATTATTATCTagtaaaatataaaaaaacaaaatcaaataaagaaatattatctGCAACCATGAATCAAATAACACCTAATGAagaattttataaaaattttgattTTGATTATATACATAGTGGAAAATGGAGAACCGAATTAACTTTAGACGATGAAGAAAGTATATTAAAACCATCAGATGATGTTATAGAATATGAGTTCTATAATTATACATTCCATTCATTAGATTTAGGTAGTTATagtttttttatattaaaaagtgaaatagaagaagataatatatgtaaaatagCATCATTTATTGAGTACaatggaaaaaaatatgttcattcgaataaatatattgtagacttttttaaaaaaaataataaaagaatgCTCTCTCACGACACAACATCGGGTAGTACAAATGAtgtgaataatatgaataataaaaatagtaataataacaataatgaGGATGGTACGACGAATGGAattaacaataataataataataataataataataataataataatatacaaagTGCAGATAATAATTCCACTGAAAATCatgatgaagaagataATCATCATGATGATCATTTTGATGCTTTCAAAATTTTTGACGACTTTTTAGGAGATGATAAACAACAGGGTGGTAATTTTATagatatttttaaaaataataatttttttaataaaaataaattacTTGAACATTTATATGATGAGGATGATGAAGACGATGATGATGATCATCGTTATCATCGTTTTCAAGATAAAGATTATGTTTTTGATATTGAAAAATTCAAAATACCAACCAATGTAGGTGATGTATATCCTTTAAAAGAAGTTTATACATTAAAAGAATTACAAGAAGTGTATGAAATCCATCCATCTTTTAACGATTCAGATGATGAAATTAGATATCAATTTCTTAAAAGTGATTTGTTTGGAAAAGATGTACATTTCACTGTAAAAGATGTACCAACAAAAGTAAAggattattataaatattattatgaaataaaaaaaaaaataaataaatttgataaaaaaaatgatttaaatcattataatacattaaaaaagaattataaaaatgatccaaatattttttcaaaagTTGATATTAAATTTGCATGTTCTAAAAGAGGAACATGGCCAATACGTCATGTATCTGGTAGATGGATTTCTGATGTATTATGTGAAGCATATTTTTTACCACAATTAgaatataatcattattatgctgaaagaaaatttaaaaataaagacATGAATAACaaagataataaaacaatacaaaatatatttgatattaatttatatacattaaGAGAACATACTAGATTAATTGGTATTGAATTTGAAGATCAAGAACCATATAGATGTGCTATAAGTTATTTAGGAGATGAATCGAAAAAAACCATTTTACCAGTATCAGCAACATATCTAATTAATATAGCTATAGGTTTTTGTGCTTTACATGGTTTCAAAACAGTTTGGCTAGCTGATTCAGcatttgatatatatacgaatatatatttaagaTATACATCCATTTTAGAACAAGGAAAAACATATTATGAACAAACTAATTTCGAAATATATGGTCAAACAAGATTAGTAGCACAACTAGAATATATAGCATCAGGTATGAAtgttgataataatattataacatcaggtatatataaaaatagataTAATTTGGTTAGCTATCCAGGGGTAGATCTAAAATTTCAATTATTAATGACTAAAAAagttaaaaatataatttataatttaaaatttgATTGTCATGATTGGACATATAAAGGATGTTCAGAATATTATCcattaatgaaaaaaaaaatgataaaacAAAATACCAGTACaacaaataattataatcacataatattaaatgGTACTTATTCAGatatagaaaaagaaaaaatgtATGAGTGTTCATTTATGCATGATCCAATGTTTATTGAgttaaataaaatgtttcCTAAGGAGTGTACCTATGGTTCTAGAATAGGTGACTGTCATAAAAAGGTTCGAAAAGAGATACCATgttataatgaaaaaacaTGTAGatatcaaaaatatatatatgaacaattttataaaccacataataatattaatttattaaatgaacattttataaaagtCTCAGAACAATTAACAAGACTGTCCAGACCATTTTATTTACAATCAATAATATCATTAGAACATGATatacaaatgaaaaaagaaaatggTGTAAATACAGATTACgatgatattatattatttattttaaaaaattcgGTCTTTTATGTTTCATGGGTCACATCAAGTGAATACTGGAAAAGAGCAATACATGTTCAGGATTCCAACTTATTATTACCACCAAGTTACAAtgagaaaaatataaataataagaagGAATTATTTTGTCCTGTTGCATATTCACATGAATTTATTGGTCACATGTTGGTACAATATATGAAATTTCcaaataaaacataa
- a CDS encoding putative ATP-dependent Clp protease adaptor protein ClpS produces the protein MFKYFKPFFLCIILLLLLIYKCTHSYNIKNKKCPLNFMNSCVRINNVNKNTNISFPGELQKRPSLVYSQKNFNLEKIKKLRNVIKEIKKDNIKEADEHEKKEREKETSAWKVILYNDDIHNFTYVTDVIVKVVGQISKAKAHTITVEAHSTGQALILSTWKSKAEKYCQELQQNGLTVSIIHESQLKDKQKK, from the exons atgtttaaatatttcaaacccttttttttgtgtattatattactattattacttATATACAAATGTACACATTcatataacataaaaaataaaaagtgTCCATTGAATTTTATGAATTCATGTGTTAGAATTAATAATGTTAATAAGAACACAAATATAAGTTTCCCAGGAGAG CTGCAAAAAAGACCAAGTCTTGTTTACTCCCAGAAGAATTTCAATcttgaaaaaataaaaaaattaag AAATGTAATTaaggaaataaaaaaggacAACATAAAAGAAGCGGATGAGcatgaaaaaaaagagagAGAGAAAGAAACATCAGCGTGGAAAGTAATTCTATACAATGATGATATTCACaa CTTTACCTATGTTACTGATGTTATTGTAAAGGTTGTTGGTCAAATAAGTAAAGCCAAAGCTCATACCATAACAGTTGAAGCTCATAGTACAGGTCAAGCTCTTATACTATCAACATGGAAATCAAAAGCAGAAAAATATTGTCAAG aACTACAACAAAACGGATTAACCGTCTCTATTATCCATGAAAGTCAATTAAAAgacaaacaaaaaaaataa
- a CDS encoding putative TBC domain protein, whose protein sequence is MEYKLEFLSYLLIFKKKNEKISKFDEQIKTCINIFEKPIINENDLKYLFERNILDINPGVRSMCWKLALKHLSLDSNKWNTELIEKKKLYEEYIKSFVINPYYSCVDNKKKEFVKEKENKTKDKNIKDEYIEYNIHRNKTYYNKDDSLLKLQNENNNKHMDYLEDENYSSMDDECSEDNWLHSELFSQINKDTFRTRPELSFFNLNPQQTINSNIKILNSLISTETFDEEEQKEKKNNNLEDIEGEHIPYLVNINNVNNFNNNETIKFYNKIIENKNDTHDKKVERSQLKNDKKENSSDNKSKCVDDDKNVYVDKDKNIYVHKDKNIYVDKDKNICDNNDKHIYVNNDKNIYDNNDKNIYDNNDKSTYLHNNLPNEETKSNKNLFPQQYKNKNVYKNDRHTFSEVCDIIKPKRHYDLLCRILFIYAKIHPYVKYVQGMNEILAPLYFIIFNDPLCNCSLQGEADTFFCFLELMQRQKDVFCEGLDNTDDGINGKLKKFSLLLKIKEYEIWKKLYILKIETQYYALKWILLLLTQEFDMADTIILYDHFIINNNENFILYICLVICSKLKNSLLCGNFTVNLKLLQNIPPFDPYDIINEAKYLMNSDIKNNINITDIYNEYISQKKRNNALQNIKYDESSLEVLNEIQTTSDQNDSTLNRTANLISNIKNKFIVQNIKNYITKKKIDLAKRFDENIDEE, encoded by the coding sequence ATGGAATACAAACTTGAATTTTTAAGCTATTTacttatttttaaaaaaaagaatgaaAAGATATCAAAATTTGACGAACAAATAAAGAcatgtattaatatatttgaaaagccaataataaatgaaaacgatttaaaatatctttTTGAAAGAAATATCTTGGATATCAACCCAGGTGTCCGTTCCATGTGTTGGAAATTAGCTTTAAAGCATTTAAGCTTAGATTCAAATAAATGGAATACAGAAttaattgaaaaaaaaaaattatacgaggaatatataaaatcGTTTGTCATTAATCCTTATTATTCTTGTGTAgataataagaaaaaggaatttgttaaagaaaaagaaaataaaacaaaggataaaaatataaaggaTGAATATATTGAATACAATATTCATAGAAACAAAACctattataataaagatgattcattattaaaattacaaaatgaaaataataataaacacATGGATTATTTAGAGGATGAAAATTATTCAAGTATGGATGATGAATGTTCAGAAGATAACTGGTTACATTCTGAATTGTTCAgtcaaataaataaagacACGTTTAGAACTCGACCAGAACtttccttttttaatttaaatcCACAACAAACTATTAACagtaatataaaaatattaaacaGTTTAATTAGTACCGAAACGTTTGATGAAGAAgaacaaaaagaaaaaaaaaataataatttggAAGATATAGAAGGAGAACATATTCCTTACTTggtaaatataaacaatgtgaataattttaataataatgaaacAATTAagttttataataaaataatagaGAACAAAAATGATACTCATGATAAAAAAGTGGAGAGGAGtcaattaaaaaatgacaaaaaagaaaattccagtgataataaaagtaaatGTGTTGACgatgataaaaatgtatatgttgataaggataaaaatatatatgttcataaggataaaaatatatatgttgataaggataaaaatatatgtgataataatgataaacatatatatgttaataatgataaaaatatatatgataataatgataaaaatatatatgataataatgataaaagTACATATcttcataataatttacCAAACGAAGAAACCAAAAGCAACAAGAACCTATTTCCAcaacaatataaaaataaaaatgtcTATAAAAATGATAGGCATACTTTTTCAGAAGTATgtgatataataaaaccAAAAAGACATTACGATTTGTTATGCAGGATTTTATTTATCTATGCTAAAATTCATCCTTATGTTAAATATGTTCAGGGTATGAATGAAATATTAGCCCCattgtattttattatatttaatgatCCTTTATGTAATTGTTCTTTACAAGGAGAAGCAGatacttttttttgttttcttGAATTAATGCAAAGACAGAAAGATGTTTTTTGTGAAGGTCTAGATAATACAGATGATGGTATTAATGGCAAGTTAAAAAAGTTTTCccttttattaaaaataaaagaatatgaaatatggaaaaaattatatattttaaaaatagaaaCTCAATATTATGCCTTAAAATGgatattgttattattaacaCAAGAATTTGATATGGCTGATactataatattatatgatcattttattattaataataatgaaaattttattttatatatatgtttagTTATATGTAgtaaattaaaaaattctttattatGTGGTAATTTTACGGTGAACCTAAAattattacaaaatattCCTCCTTTTGATCcatatgatataataaatgaagcaaaatatttaatgaattcagatatcaaaaataatattaatataaccgatatatataatgaatatattagccaaaagaaaaggaataatgctttacaaaatattaaatatgatGAATCTTCTCTTGAAGTATTAAATGAAATTCAAACGACATCAGACCAAAATGATAGCACATTAAATAGAACAGCAAACCTTATtagtaatataaaaaataaatttattgttcaaaatattaaaaattacATTACTAAGAAGAAAATTGATCTGGCCAAACGGTTTGATGAAAATATCGATGAAGAATAA
- a CDS encoding hypothetical protein (conserved Plasmodium protein, unknown function) — MNKKKSEKKYFKVAEESLSSNSDYTDYKYEELNNMLEDIKKKYNLLYHEKKGIRTREGCDTLKRNDDDDENFKTNELYDDSNRNDIGNIFEKSNNSYVSSKESLSISNNNSMISSQSRNLTSNFDEPIDDISLSEVSCLSNDEKEDIINIGNIRYKKNVIYPIDEKKISKDKNNIYYNCISIFSLNTYLYNDIFRYNPHLFGFYENCRNNENRCKNIGTLCTQYNLIFLRSVYGKYQKYLFDKLKYTHTIMLDNIPWCNNLLNEIYYTAQNYLYGNGGLYICWTKMLFRLSYYDFMFLSSDIIFKRKVIKLIKLIYDNKYHLYFFSLEFDLYSTQNKISNIKDLVFFMKKIFWKIYIFFLFYKNRKFLKRRKENTKGYIKYKGGNIKSEKELNDKNNYNINDNNKYNSNNNNNNNNNNNLYDNNILNEEKKKNISTMIFKNSSIFIIGTFNIDIYENKELYENLITLNNHAVMKDMFFYKNIHYKLQRTYNIVDRKNNTLVNGLNYCFGLTDNIFLVKSFFLDEKDIYELMSLYNPIDIIVEKFNNFKKNKSIHNYMIHNIFKLINKNGIYLKFQEVYNYGVDILTQKKGKEFSDHWILSAKFDIKNKNINLNIENKLCNFLYNVNKYFILNKKSYHKYCQVKYVTKRKREKNNRKKVIMNNTDHIPIKIEKYDYSRKICIISDENINTINQVDTNLYHILLKCFEEECNT; from the coding sequence ATgaacaagaaaaaaagtgaaaaaaaatattttaagGTAGCGGAAGAATCTCTTTCATCTAATTCTGATTACACAGATTACAAATATGAAGAActaaataatatgttagaagatataaagaaaaaatataatctTTTGTATCATGAAAAAAAGGGAATAAGAACAAGAGAAGGTTGTGATACTTTAAAAAGAAAcgatgatgatgatgagAATTTTAAGACAAATGAACTTTATGATGATAGTAATAGAAATGATATAggaaatatttttgaaaagAGTAATAATTCTTATGTAAGCTCAAAAGAATCATTATCgatatcaaataataattcaatGATTTCTTCACAAAGTAGGAATTTAACTAGTAATTTTGATGAACCCATAGATGATATATCATTAAGTGAAGTATCATGTCTTAGTAACgatgaaaaagaagatattataaacattggtaatataagatataagaagaatgttatatatcctatagatgaaaaaaaaatatcaaaagataaaaataatatatattataattgtataagtatattttctttaaatacttatttatataatgatatatttagATATAATCCTCATTTATTTGGATTTTATGAAAATTGCAGGAATAATGAGAATCGGTGTAAAAATATAGGAACTTTATGTACtcaatataatttaatatttttaagatctgtatatggaaaatatcaaaaatatttatttgataaattaaaatatactCATACTATAATGCTAGATAATATCCCTTGGtgtaataatttattaaatgaaatatattacactgctcaaaattatttatatggAAATGGTggtttatatatttgttgGACTAAAATGTTATTTCGTTTGTCTTACTATGATTTTATGTTTTTGTCATCagatattatatttaagaGGAAGgttataaaattaataaaattaatttatgataataaatatcatttatattttttctcaCTTGAATTTGATTTATATAGCActcaaaataaaataagtaACATTAAAGATTTagtattttttatgaaaaaaatattttggaaaatatatatattttttttgttttataaaaatcgcaaatttttaaaaagaagaaaagaaaataccaaaggatatataaaatataaaggtggaaatataaaaagtgaaaaagaattaaacgacaaaaataattataatataaatgataataataaatataatagtaataataataataataataataataataataatctttatgataacaatatattaaatgaggaaaaaaaaaaaaatatatctaccatgattttcaaaaatagttccatatttattattggtacttttaatattgatatatatgaaaacAAAGAATTATATGAGAATTTAATAACATTAAATAATCATGCTGTAATGAAAGAcatgtttttttataaaaatattcattaCAAATTACAAAgaacatataatattgtagatcgcaaaaataatacattaGTTAATGGATTGAATTATTGTTTTGGTTTAAcagataatatatttctagtcaaatcattttttctagatgaaaaagatatatatgaattaatGTCTTTATATAACCCTATAGATATAATAGTCgaaaaatttaataatttcaaaaaaaacaaatctatacataattatatgattcataatatatttaaacttataaataaaaacgGAATATACTTAAAATTTCAAGAAGTATATAATTATGGTGTAGATATATTAACACagaaaaaaggaaaagaaTTTAGTGACCATTGGATATTGTCAGCTAAATttgatattaaaaataaaaatatcaatTTAAATATAGAAAACAAGTTATGTAACTTTCTATATAAtgttaataaatatttcatcTTAAACAAAAAATCTTATCATAAATATTGTCAAGTCAAATATGTcacaaaaagaaaaagagaaaaaaataatcgTAAAAAGGtaattatgaataataCGGATCATATTCctataaaaatagaaaaatatgattattcaagaaaaatatgtataataagtgatgaaaatattaatactATTAATCAAGTGGACACaaatttatatcatatattattaaaatgttttGAAGAGGAATGCAATACATAG
- a CDS encoding type I signal peptidase: protein MNFLIHNSFNKRICFFLRRDLYLKKNNCNKVSFFNYFNSNEWNRYEKRIGKKSIALQNDAIPNKFYIKNKIWCNKNVFVLPLKYKNNKQFQNYAIKIWKGNKNGYHIGLRNKKSSKKYSNSNSNNNYNNNRRKKKNFFSHIEQIKDFLRFTKKIVLCCLVIYGINNYIFDMTLTSGSSMYPLINKNGVILFYVCDYSLRWFNNLKKIYLSIYMNILYKCYNILQLHFDYEYTSYFYEIIYNKINKLKNKIKQCRHVYKRGDVVLLVSPVNEKKRVCKRIIAIENDKLFIDNFHSYVEIPQNNIWVEGDNKMDSYDSRNYGSVNVQLIIGKVFFLVNPFKEFAYVNSERHYKPDLKRYLHISN, encoded by the coding sequence atgaatttCCTTATACACAACAGTTTTAATAAACgtatttgtttttttttaagaagagacttatatttgaaaaaaaataattgtaataaagtaagtttttttaattattttaattcCAATGAATGGAATAGATACGAGAAAAGGATAGGAAAAAAAAGTATAGCATTACAAAATGATGCAATACcaaataaattttatataaaaaataaaatatggtgtaataaaaatgtatttgTACTACCtttgaaatataaaaacaataaacAATTTCAGAATTATGctataaaaatatggaagggaaataaaaatggtTATCATATTGGACTAAGGAACAAAAAATcaagtaaaaaatatagtaatagtaatagtaataataattataataataatagaagaaaaaagaaaaactTTTTTTCACACATTGAACAGATTAAGGATTTTTTAAGAttcacaaaaaaaattgtgTTATGCTGTCTTGTAATATATggtattaataattatatatttgatatgACACTTACTAGTGGATCTAGTATGTATCctttaattaataaaaatggagttatattattctatGTATGTGATTATTCTTTAAGATGgtttaataatttaaaaaaaatatacttatctatatatatgaacattttatacaaatgttataatattctaCAATTACATTTTGATTATGAATATACTTCTTATTTCTATGAAATTATTTacaacaaaataaataaattaaaaaataagataAAACAATGTCGTCATGTATATAAACGAGGTGATGTTGTACTTCTAGTATCTCCTgtaaatgaaaaaaaaagagtGTGTAAGAGAATTATTGCCAtagaaaatgataaattGTTTATTGATAATTTTCATTCATATGTAGAAATACctcaaaataatatatggGTAGAAGGagataataaaatggaTTCTTATGATAGTAGAAATTATGGTTCAGTAAATGTTCAATTAATAATTGGTAAAGTATTCTTTTTAGTAAACCCATTCAAAGAATTTGCATATGTTAATTCGGAAAGGCATTACAAGCCGGACCTCAAGAGATATTTACACATCTCAAATTGA